In Acidobacteriota bacterium, the DNA window GGCCCCGCCTCGCCCGCTGGGCTCGGGGTTACACTCGGGCCAGAAGCCCTCGAACCTGAACTTCTTCAGCAGCCTGCTAGCAGGCTGCTGAAGGAGACGCGAAGCGACTTCGCCTGGATAGGGCGCCGGCGGCTCCCGTACCAAGAAGTAGGTCGGGGCTTGCTCTGACCGAGGTATCGATCTCCGGCTTCCTCAGCCAACCCCATCTCCGGAGATCCTCACCTGGCGGGGTCCGCCGCCCTGCGGTCGGCGGGCCCCGCGTCTTCGGGCTCCGAGAGCGACATCGTGTAATGGCAGAGAGCGGCCCCGGGGCCGCCCCTGGTCACGGCTCGGTGAGCCGGCCTTGACAGGTGATGAGGCCGGAGGACTAGGCGTCGGCGCGGCCGCTGTTGGGATCCTTGATGCGTTCGCCTTCGCCGAGGCCGGTGACGATCTCGATGTTGATGCCGTCCGAGAGTCCGGTTTCGATGTCGCGGCGCTCGAAGCTCTGAGGGGCCGTCTCGACCTCGACGAAGGGCGTGCCGCCCTCGAACTGCAGCCAGCTCTCCTTGATCGACAGCACGTCGTCGCGGCGCGCCAGGATGATGTCGGCGTTGGCACTGTAGTTGGCGCGCACGAAGAGCTCGTCCTTGAGGGTGAGGGCGGCGCGAATCTCGAACTGGATGGCGCCGTCGATCTCGACACCCTTGGGGGCGATGTACTCGAGCTCGGCGGCGAAGCGCTCGCTGTCGATGGCGCCGATGGTGAGCTCGAGATCCATGCCCTCGCTCAGCTTGCCGACCTCGGACTCGTCGACCTGGCCCTCGAAGATGAGCTCGTCCATGTCGGCGATGGTGGCGATGGTGGTGCCGTCGTTGAAGGTGTTGCTCTCGATCACCGAGTCGCCGGTCTCGACCGGCACCTCGAGCACCATGCCGGAGGTGGTGGCGCGGACCACGGTGTTGGTGGCGGTGCCGGCCCGTTTACGGGCACCTTCGCGCACCAGAGCGAGGTTGTCCTCGGCCGCCGACAGCTCTTCGCGGGCATTCTTGAAGGCCAGATCGAAGCTCAGAAAGGCGGACTCGGAGATCAATCCCTGATCGAACAGGCGCTGGTTGCGCTGGTACTCGTTCTCGGCATTCTCGAGGCCGATATTGGCGCGGTTGAGGCGGGTCTCGGCGCTGCTCAGGCTGACCATGTTGGGAACGATCGCCACCCGCGCCAGCCGATCCCCCTTGGCCACCTCCCGGCCGGGCTCGATGAAGAGCTCTTCGACGATGCCCGAGACCTTGGGCTTGATCGCCACCTCTTTGCGCGGCACGACCGAGCCGGTGGCGACGGTTTTCTGCAGGATGGTGGCGTTGAAGGGAGCTTCGGCGGCGTAAACCGTCGGCTCGACCTGCGACTTGTCGAACAGAAACCACAGGGTGCCGGCGAAGGTCGCCAGCAGGATCAGTCCCAACACAGAGTAGAGGATTTTCTTCATCGCGATCTCAGCATCCCATAGGGGTTAGCCAGCCCTTCTCACGAGGATTCCTCGCGACAGGGCGTAGGTTCTTGAAGATGCAAGGCATCCGTTGCTGCCACGACGATGCCGTACTCGACGTACTGCGAGGAGAGCAAGCGACGGAGAACGCAGCAGATTCGGGGACATACGGGCTCGCAGCGGAAAGCTCGTGAGAAGGGCGGGTTAATCACTGCGCAGGGCGGCGACGGGGCGAACGGCGACCGCTCGGCGGGCCGGAATCAGGCCGGCGAAGGTACCGGCGAAAACCAGGATGAGGAGTGCGATGGCGGCGGTCTGGAGGTCGACGCCGGGATTGCGGAACATGCCGCCGTTGCCATCGGTGTTGACCAGGATCTGGCGCACCAGCTCGAGAACGCCGATGCCCGCCACCAGGCCGCAGTAGCCGGCGAGGGAGGTCAGGGCCAGGGCTTCGAGCAAGATCTGGCGAATCACCGCGAAGGGCGAGGCCCCGATGGCGCGCCGCAGGCCGATCTCCTTGGTGCGCTCCTTGACCAGGATGAGCAGAATGTTGCTCACCCCGATGACGCCCGCCGCCAGGGTGCCGGCGCCGACGATCCAGACCAGCACTCGAATGCCCGCGAACAGGCCGCGCACCTGGTTGTACTCCTCTTCGAGATTGAACGATCCCATCGCCCAGCGGTCGTTGGGATGGATGCGGTGGCGCTCCGCGAGCAGAGCCTTGACCTCGGCCTCGACCTGCGATGCCGGGACGTCATCTCGCGAGGTGATGGCGAGCCAGCTGATCAGGTTGCCCCAGTTGAAGGCGCGCTGGAAGGTGGAGATGGGGATGAACAGGGTCTGGGTGGAGCGCTGGCCGTCTTCGCCGTCCTGTAGCGACGCGAACACGCCGACCACCTTGAAGTAGACCCCCTGGACTTGAATGCTGCCGCCGATCACCGGCTCGTCGGCCTCGAAGAGGAGGTCGCGGACGCGCTCACCGATCACCGCGACCTTGCGCCGCTCGGCGACGTCGAGGGGATTGAGGAGACGACCGGCGACCAGCTTCACCGGCTGGATGCGGAAGTTCTCGGGCACGTCACCCATCACGTCGAAGGCGCCGGCCTTGTTGCCGCGGGTGACGTTGTGGGCGCCGCGCCAGCCGCCGAGCTGGGCGCGA includes these proteins:
- a CDS encoding efflux RND transporter periplasmic adaptor subunit, with the protein product MKKILYSVLGLILLATFAGTLWFLFDKSQVEPTVYAAEAPFNATILQKTVATGSVVPRKEVAIKPKVSGIVEELFIEPGREVAKGDRLARVAIVPNMVSLSSAETRLNRANIGLENAENEYQRNQRLFDQGLISESAFLSFDLAFKNAREELSAAEDNLALVREGARKRAGTATNTVVRATTSGMVLEVPVETGDSVIESNTFNDGTTIATIADMDELIFEGQVDESEVGKLSEGMDLELTIGAIDSERFAAELEYIAPKGVEIDGAIQFEIRAALTLKDELFVRANYSANADIILARRDDVLSIKESWLQFEGGTPFVEVETAPQSFERRDIETGLSDGINIEIVTGLGEGERIKDPNSGRADA
- a CDS encoding ABC transporter permease, whose protein sequence is MFDLDDWQEIWNALSHNKLRTLLTAFGVFWGIFMLVIMLGSGNGLRNGVDADFTSGATNSVFIWPQRTSMPFRGLPEGRRFNFDNDDTAAVIAAIPNASIVAPRAQLGGWRGAHNVTRGNKAGAFDVMGDVPENFRIQPVKLVAGRLLNPLDVAERRKVAVIGERVRDLLFEADEPVIGGSIQVQGVYFKVVGVFASLQDGEDGQRSTQTLFIPISTFQRAFNWGNLISWLAITSRDDVPASQVEAEVKALLAERHRIHPNDRWAMGSFNLEEEYNQVRGLFAGIRVLVWIVGAGTLAAGVIGVSNILLILVKERTKEIGLRRAIGASPFAVIRQILLEALALTSLAGYCGLVAGIGVLELVRQILVNTDGNGGMFRNPGVDLQTAAIALLILVFAGTFAGLIPARRAVAVRPVAALRSD